The Spinacia oleracea cultivar Varoflay chromosome 2, BTI_SOV_V1, whole genome shotgun sequence DNA segment CTTCGCTCCCACTGCTACTTGAACTACTCCCTTCCTTCTTCCCATCACCACCAAACCACCCACCAAAaaacccaccaccaccactaccaccttGATTCACCTCCTCAGACCCACCACCACCAACGTTCGCCGCCTGACCCGGAAATCCAAACCCATAACCCCCCATCTGCTGCGGTGCCCCAGCACCCATACTCGGATCCTCATACATAATCTGTGCAGGCGGCGACATAACCCGATTAAGCATGATCCCAGCACCTTCAATCAAAGCAAGAAGGATCCCACCAAATGCGGCAGAACGACCGGAGGCGCGTAGACCCTGACGCACCTGAAGGAACCCACCGGTAGCCGCGCCGGCGAAAATAGAATTCCAAGGATCCTCCTTTTGGCGGATGTAGACCAGAGTACAATCAAAAGTGGAGAACAAACCACCCCACACGGCGAACCCACCACCAGTACGCGGTGCACTCATTCGTACAGTTTCGAGTGCTCGGAGGATGCGTTCACCTTTAGGGGCGTTGATTGAACCCCTGACGTAGTGGAAGACAGAACCTCCGACAGCTCCCATGGCAAAGGCACCGCCTAAGTCGTCGAGGATACGGTCAGGACACGGTTCTCGAGATGTTTCTGGTGTTCCCATGGTGGTTACGGCGGCGGGttgcggaggagagagaaaatgttagTTTGGGAGAGAAGAAGAACCGTTCAATATTTAGGTATATTGAGGTTTTCTACGGCAAACACATACGAAATGTGGTGGGCCATGTTGACGTATACAAATGAAGTATGTTTTGGCCTAGtggaaaaaaaatgtttgtatACAAGACAGGTATGTAGAATGAATTATGTATTTGCGTTGTATATGGCAATTTCTTCTAAATTTGGATCAATTTCCTTCAATAATGCTTGAACATTCGTAAATTCtcaaaatacgttactttttcACTTATTTTCCACTCTACCGTCCATGCCAGCAAGAAAGccggtctaattttttttataaaatctacAATAAACTGCTATCTAAAACAGCGGTTTAAAGGGGTAAACCGTTATCTTAAATAGCGGCTTATGTTAAAGTGTCTAGCCTGCTAACCCGTGCGGATTGACCCGTGTGGGGTTCCGACCCGGTAGGACTATTCATCTtaccttgcaaaaaaaaaaaaaaaatgttgactCATACAAGACAAGTATGCAGAATGAATTGTGTATTTGATTTGAATATGGCAATTTCTTCTAAATTTGGATCAATTTCTTTCAATAATGCTTGAACATTCGTAAATTCTTAAAGGAAATTTTGTGTAACACTACCTTAAAGTTTGgacgttttgtgaattactaccttataaaaaagtttttatattttgctaccttataCGTTTGTTTAGTTTGAGTAACACTACCTTGTAACAGTTTCCGTCAATTTTCTCCGTCTGTGGGCCCCACCTCCGACGATTCCCTCTattttttgagttgaatttacCCCCCTTATCCCCCCTTTACTTCCCTCCAACCACTTTCTATCTTCTCCTTTCTATTTCCTCTGTCATTTTTCTCAACCTCTGTCCCTCTCATTTATTCGTCTCTTTCATCTCCCTCACTCTCAACCACAAACGCAAGAAGCTTTTACTGATGCTGCTGTACTTCTGAGTTCATCATCAACACAAGATATTCTTCACTCTCTTACACACAAAAGGGTATTTTGGAAAGATGACAGGCAATGGTCCAAAAGTTAAAGGAAAGGGGATAATGACAGCGCAACAACAAGGAGGAGTCCAAACCAGGTATTAAACTGTTATAGGTGTGCGCTTTAAGTAGTATAATATGAGATTAATGCTTAATTAGTCGTTTAATTAGAAATccctaatttttttattaaaaacctaATTTTTTATTGTCATCAAAATCCACGAATTCATTGTTTAATGTGGTTGAAAATCCTTATATGACTGTTTAATTGATTGTTTAATGTGAAAATTTGATTAATTCATTGTTTAATTGAAAAACCcctttaatttctagggtttctgGTTTAGTGTTGTGAAATTGAAGAACTAGAACGAAATTAATGCACTCACCTTTTGGTTACTCGATTCCTCCACCAAATTGCAAATCTTgctttgacaaaaaaaatttacccagatttcttgattattttcgaaaaaatggttGAATGTGGTTGATAAAGGTTTTACAGGAAGTTTAAATAAGGGAGAAAGAGAGTTACAACAGTTGAATATAGCCGTTGGAGGTGGGGCCCACAAACGGAAGAAATTGGCGGAAACTGTTACAAGGTAGTGTTACTCAAACTaaacaaacttataaggtagcaaaatataaaaacttttttataaggtagtaattcacaaacGTCCAAACTTTAAGGTAGTGTTACACAAAATTTCCATTCtcaaaatacgttactttttcACTTATTTTCCACTCTACCGTCCATGCCAGCAAGAAAGCCggtccattttttttttttaaaatctacAATAAACTGCTATCTAAAACAGCGATTTAAAGgggtaaaccgctatctgaaatAGCGGCTTATGTTAAAGTGTCTAGCCTGCTAACCCGGGTGGATTGACCCGTGCGGGGTTCCGACCCGGTAAGACTATTCATCTtaccttgcaaaaaaaaaaatgttgacgCATACAAGACAAATATGTAGAATGAATTATGTATTTGCGTTGTATATGGCAATTTCTTCTAAATTTTGGTCAATTTCCTTCAATAATGCTTGAACATTCGTAAATTCTTAAAATACGTTACTTTTATTTTCCACTCTACCGTCCATGCCAGCAAGAAAGCcgatccaatttttttttataaaatctacAATAAACTGCTATATAAAACAGCGGTTTAAAGgggtaaaccgctatctgaaatAGCGGCTTATATTAAAGTGTCTAGCCTGCTAACCCGGGCAGATTGACCCGTGCGGGGTTCCGACCCGGTAGGGCTATTCATCTtaccttgcaaaaaaaaaaaaaatgttgacgTATACAAGACAGGTATGTAGAATGAATTATGTATTTGCGTTGTATATGGCAATTTCTTCTAAATTTTGGTCAATTTCCTTCAATAATGCTTGAACATTCGTAAATTCTTAAAATACGTTACTTTTATTTTCCACTCTACCGTCCATGCCAGCAAGAAAGCcggtccaatttttttttataaaatctacAATAAACTGCTATCTAAAACAGCGGTTTAAAGgggtaaaccgctatctgaaatAGCGGCTTATGTTAAAGTGTCTAGCTTGCTAACCCGGGCTGATTGACCCGTGCGGGGTTCCAACCCGGTAGGTCTATTCATCTtaccttgcaaaaaaaaaatgttgacgTATACAAGACAGGTATGTAGAATGAATTATGTATTTGCGTTGTATATGGCAATTTCTTCTAAATTTGGATCAATTTCCTTCAATAATGCTTGAACATTCGTAAATTCTCAAAATACGTTATTTAATGAACCGCCATTTCAGGTAGCGGTGAACATAA contains these protein-coding regions:
- the LOC110777849 gene encoding mitochondrial import inner membrane translocase subunit TIM17-2-like, whose protein sequence is MGTPETSREPCPDRILDDLGGAFAMGAVGGSVFHYVRGSINAPKGERILRALETVRMSAPRTGGGFAVWGGLFSTFDCTLVYIRQKEDPWNSIFAGAATGGFLQVRQGLRASGRSAAFGGILLALIEGAGIMLNRVMSPPAQIMYEDPSMGAGAPQQMGGYGFGFPGQAANVGGGGSEEVNQGGSGGGGFFGGWFGGDGKKEGSSSSSSGSEATVLESFDTPTPMPNFDYK